One Proteinivorax tanatarense DNA segment encodes these proteins:
- a CDS encoding Alw26I/Eco31I/Esp3I family type II restriction adenine-specific DNA-methyltransferase, which produces MNSITKLHTEIFSKQYYDFIEKNVLGEFETAKILGQFYTNFNVARKMITEVIENYHFNQPTIKIIDPFCGDGRLLKLFIELLSEKGLKDIKLEIEIWDISLDNVQEAEKGIKETATQYSVDISTTKRVADAYINYRSFSCGFDICITNPPWGILKPQKVFNSKHNEIKIEEYKAAISTYDSYMKQEFYLSQPTSKFGKWGTNLSRCGVEVALHLVQQKGVCGLVSPASLLSDQVSVPLRRWIFQNHKVFNINYYPAEAKLYGKADTSSISMVLKKGEEEPNICVSLFNRELECRTHLLNESEYDYIKQQSYTFPFAIGIEKIPLLMKFEQFRTIEYYSSLWGVKFTREIDETRISEKLKETGNIVFIKGYMVDRFGIDINPIKYIDESIVTVPASVYKDKIVWRDVARLSSKRTMKAAIVKKGYIAGNSLGTAYLGSDNLNLLKALLVIMNSFVFEMQVRALLTTNHVSAGIIKKLKIPKIDKHTEYIAAMYDKFLEGEKITEQDLECTVAKIYKLSKDEFFDLLSIFQIDEDEKELLRRSANRILNYERLVDYDR; this is translated from the coding sequence TTGAATTCTATTACAAAACTTCATACCGAAATATTCAGCAAACAATACTATGATTTTATAGAAAAAAATGTTCTTGGAGAGTTTGAAACTGCTAAGATATTAGGTCAATTTTACACAAATTTTAATGTTGCACGTAAAATGATAACTGAAGTTATTGAGAATTATCATTTTAATCAGCCTACAATCAAGATAATTGATCCATTTTGCGGCGATGGAAGACTACTGAAGTTATTTATTGAATTGTTATCTGAAAAGGGTCTTAAAGATATAAAACTTGAAATTGAAATATGGGACATCTCTTTAGATAATGTTCAGGAAGCCGAAAAAGGAATAAAAGAAACAGCTACCCAATACTCGGTTGATATATCTACAACAAAGAGAGTTGCAGATGCATATATAAATTATAGGTCATTTTCTTGTGGGTTTGATATTTGTATTACAAACCCTCCTTGGGGAATATTAAAACCTCAAAAGGTATTCAACTCAAAACACAATGAGATAAAAATTGAAGAATACAAAGCAGCTATAAGCACTTATGATAGCTATATGAAGCAAGAGTTCTACTTGTCACAACCGACATCAAAATTCGGGAAATGGGGAACGAATCTATCAAGATGTGGTGTGGAAGTTGCTTTGCACCTTGTACAACAAAAAGGTGTGTGTGGATTAGTTTCCCCGGCTTCCTTGCTTAGTGACCAGGTTTCTGTGCCATTAAGAAGGTGGATTTTTCAAAATCATAAAGTGTTTAATATTAACTATTATCCTGCAGAAGCTAAACTATATGGAAAGGCTGATACATCAAGTATATCAATGGTATTAAAAAAAGGTGAAGAAGAACCAAACATTTGTGTATCTTTATTCAATCGGGAATTAGAATGTAGGACACACTTGTTAAATGAGAGTGAGTATGATTATATTAAGCAACAGTCATATACGTTTCCATTTGCTATTGGCATTGAAAAAATTCCGTTACTGATGAAATTTGAGCAGTTTAGGACAATAGAATATTACTCAAGCTTGTGGGGGGTAAAGTTTACGAGAGAGATCGATGAAACGCGCATCTCAGAAAAACTGAAAGAAACCGGGAATATTGTTTTTATCAAAGGATATATGGTTGACAGATTTGGAATTGATATAAATCCGATTAAGTATATTGATGAATCTATTGTTACTGTTCCTGCATCAGTATATAAAGACAAAATTGTGTGGCGTGATGTTGCAAGATTATCTTCAAAACGAACAATGAAAGCAGCTATTGTTAAAAAAGGCTATATAGCAGGAAATTCATTAGGGACAGCGTACTTAGGAAGTGATAATTTGAATTTGCTAAAGGCGTTACTCGTAATAATGAATTCTTTCGTTTTTGAAATGCAGGTAAGAGCTCTTTTAACAACAAATCATGTATCAGCTGGAATAATAAAGAAGCTTAAAATTCCTAAGATAGATAAACATACAGAATACATTGCTGCCATGTATGATAAATTTTTAGAAGGTGAGAAAATCACAGAGCAAGATTTAGAGTGTACAGTAGCTAAAATTTACAAACTAAGCAAAGATGAATTTTTTGACTTACTATCAATTTTCCAGATAGATGAAGACGAGAAGGAACTATTACGCAGAAGCGCAAATAGGATTCTGAATTATGAAAGGTTGGTGGATTATGATAGGTAA